ACTTGGTCAAACACAAAAGGTGAAGGCAGGCGTAGGTATTGGTTTTCATTTCTTAGTAGCCCTAATTGTTTGTTTAAGCGCTCAAAACTACCGAGTGATGTTAGCGTGGCTGAAGTGAGAATGGCGCCTGAAACTTTTGACCAAATAAGTCGGTCTAGATTTTTTGAAACATCGGTTTGCGCACTATTAAGCAAGTAGTTTGTTTTTTTATTTGCGAGCGTGCTTTTTTCGACCCAACGTGAATGTGGTGCTTTATTTGGATCATCTTTTTGCAAGAAAGATGAAAATAAAGTAATAATACTAAGTAAATGCTGTTCACATTCACCAGCTGCATTACTAATAGGATCACTGATGCTTTTGTCTATGGCTGTTATTTTTAAATAGTCGCCCCAAGATTCTTTTAAAAGCGTGAATTTGGTTTGAACAGCGCCAATAAGCGTTAGAATATTTTCACTTATTTGTTTGATAGATTCATCAACAATACCTTGGCTGAATAAATAAATATCGTCATTAAATTCTAGTTGTTTTAACAATTGAATTAAATCAGTCAGATAACCATCAATTTGTTTGATGTTAATATCAGGTACATCTTGTTTGCTGATTTTGCATAATTGCTCACTAACTACTTTGGTTTGTCTAACGCTGGTTTTGATAAACTCAGTGTTGGTGGTTAATGAAAAGTGCGATAGTGCTTTTGAATTTAAGTGGTGTGCCTCATCAAAGATAAAGATTGATTCGCTAACATCAGGTAGCACAGTGTTTCCTGTGCTAAGGTCAGCCAAAACCAAATCATGATTAGTGACAATAACATCTGCTTTGGTAATTTTCCGTCTGGCTTTAAAAAAAGCGCAGTTTTGATAAGAATCACAGCTTTTTGCTGTGCAAGTAAAACGATTGCAAGCTATTTTTTGCCAAATAAAATGATCTGGCGCGCGCATTAAATCATCGATTTCTCCATTCCATTTCTTAGTTGAGTAATCGCTTAGCATCTCACTGAGTTGTTCTAATTGATATTTTTCTGGTGGATTGTCAAACAGCGGCATTGATTCAAATAAAGAATTATCGCTCGTGTTATTTTCACATACGTTAATTAAATTGCGAACACAAACGTAACGCGAACGCCCTTTGACTAGAGCATACTTAAAATCAACTGAGCAATATTTTTGTGCTTGTGGCATGTCTTTAAAAAGCAATTGTTCTTGCAGGGCGACATTGGCACTGGAGATAATTAGTTTCTTTTTATTGGCTTTAGCGATAGGAATACTGCCAAGTAAATAAGCAAACGTTTTTCCTGTACCTGTGGGTGCCTCAACACATAAAATATTATGCTCGCCTTTATGCTCTCCCGATAAAGTTTTAGAGATTTCAGCAATCATTTTGTTTTGTGCTTGGCGTGTTTTAAAGCCATCCATGTCTTCTTTTAAGCTTATAAATGACTGACGGATTTGAGCTTTTAGCTCATTTGAAAGCATGATTTTATGACTGGCGTTGCAAGGAAAGGTCGCATAATAAAATCAATGCGTCTTTATAATCTGAGTCAGGTATTAGCTTGAGTGATTGCTTGGCAAGTTGGGCTGATTTGTGTGCTTGATTGCGAGTATAGCCGAAGGCTTTAACCGATTGCAGAATTTTAATCACCTGTGCTATTTTGGAATTATCTGCTTGGTTAATAGCATCTTCTAGAAGTTGTCTATCATCACCAGAAGTATGAGCAAGTGCATAAATCATGGGTAGCGTGGTTTTGCCTTCATTTAAATCATCACCCGCTTCTTTGCCCATGGTTTTTGCATCTGATTCATAATCAAGCACATCGTCAATAATCTGAAAAGCGTTGCCAAGGTGTAAGCCATAGTCTTTTAATGCAGACTCTTGGGCTTTATCAACGTCTGATAGTAACCCGCCAATTTGAGTGGCTGCTTGGAATAAACACGCTGTTTTTCGCTCAATCACTGCGTAATATTCGGCCTCGGTTAGTTCAGCATTTTGACAATTTAATAATTGCAATACTTCACCTTCAGCAATACTATTAGTGGTTTTAGAAAGAATACGCATGATGGGCATTGAATTAGGTTCAACCATCATTTCAAAAGCACGAGAATATAAAAAATCACCCACTAAAACACTGGGCGCATTACCCCAAACTTCGTTGACCGTGTCTTTTCCTCGGCGCGTTATAGACTCATCAACAATATCATCATGCAGTAAAGTGGCAGTGTGAATTAATTCTATGACCACCGCCATAAGGTGATGATGCGTGCCTTGATATCCAGTTGCACGTGCACAAAGCAATAACAGCAGTGGACGTAAGCGTTTGCCGCCAGCGTGGATAATATAATGGCTCATTTGATTAATCAAAGCAACGTTTGAACTTAAACGATTAATGAGTATACCGTCTGTTTTTTGTAAATCTAATTTTAAGAGGGATTGAATATCGCTTAAACTTTTCATGGCGGTTATTTTACACGTGGGCGGTATGGGTTATTAAAAAAACCAATACTTGTATCACCTCAGGTTGGCTTTAATTTATTTGTAAGCAAGTACACCTCTTTAGACCTTGCTCTTGAGGCTTTTGGCTTGCGGATGGTAACAGAAGAAAAAGAAGATCGACACGACTTAACAAACTCATCAAACCCATCTCCTTGAAAGACTTTGACAAAAAAATAGCCTAAAGGCGTTAAGGTTTTAATTGCCATATCCAGTGCCAGTTCACACAAGTACATGGATTTAGGGATGTCAACTGAGAGTTGACCGCTCATATTTGGCGCCATATCGCTTAAAACAACATCAATTTTTTTACTCATAGTGATATCTAAAAGCGCTTTATAAACACTACCTTCAGTGAAGTCACCACGTAAAAAATCAACCCCATCAATGGGCTTTATGTCCAATATATCACTAGCAATAACCAGACCAGATTTGCCCACAGTTTTTATTGCTACTTGGCTCCAGCCACCAGGGGCAGCGCCAAGATCAAGCACTTTATCCCCTAATTTAATAAATTTATCTTTGTCAATCATTTCTATAAGTTTGTAAACGGCGCGAGAGCGATAGCCTGCCTTTTGTGCCTTTTTAACAAACTCATCACTTAGATGTTCACTCATCCAACGTCCTGAACTGCCTTTTTTTGCCATATCAATAATTCCTAATATTGCAGAGTATTTTACGGGATAATAATGTCTTTTTTGCATTGACCTACCCCGCATGAATACTAAATTAAGAAACATTGCTATTATTGCTCACGTTGACCACGGTAAGACAACTTTGGTTGATAAATTGCTTGAGCAATCGCAAACGTTTGATGAGCGCTTTGAATCAACTGATCGAATGATGGATTCAAATGATCTTGAAAAGGAGCGCGGTATTACCATTTCTAGTAAAAATACTGCGATTAAATGGAACGATTATCATATCAATATTGTAGATACGCCAGGCCATGCTGATTTTGGTGGTGAAGTAGAGCGTGTACTGTCTATGGTTGATAGTGTGCTTTTGCTTGTAGACGCGCAAGAAGGCCCAATGCCACAAACAC
This Abyssogena phaseoliformis symbiont OG214 DNA region includes the following protein-coding sequences:
- the rlmE gene encoding 23S rRNA (uridine(2552)-2'-O)-methyltransferase RlmE; this encodes MAKKGSSGRWMSEHLSDEFVKKAQKAGYRSRAVYKLIEMIDKDKFIKLGDKVLDLGAAPGGWSQVAIKTVGKSGLVIASDILDIKPIDGVDFLRGDFTEGSVYKALLDITMSKKIDVVLSDMAPNMSGQLSVDIPKSMYLCELALDMAIKTLTPLGYFFVKVFQGDGFDEFVKSCRSSFSSVTIRKPKASRARSKEVYLLTNKLKPT
- a CDS encoding polyprenyl synthetase family protein gives rise to the protein MKSLSDIQSLLKLDLQKTDGILINRLSSNVALINQMSHYIIHAGGKRLRPLLLLLCARATGYQGTHHHLMAVVIELIHTATLLHDDIVDESITRRGKDTVNEVWGNAPSVLVGDFLYSRAFEMMVEPNSMPIMRILSKTTNSIAEGEVLQLLNCQNAELTEAEYYAVIERKTACLFQAATQIGGLLSDVDKAQESALKDYGLHLGNAFQIIDDVLDYESDAKTMGKEAGDDLNEGKTTLPMIYALAHTSGDDRQLLEDAINQADNSKIAQVIKILQSVKAFGYTRNQAHKSAQLAKQSLKLIPDSDYKDALILLCDLSLQRQS
- the dinG gene encoding ATP-dependent DNA helicase DinG, with amino-acid sequence MLSNELKAQIRQSFISLKEDMDGFKTRQAQNKMIAEISKTLSGEHKGEHNILCVEAPTGTGKTFAYLLGSIPIAKANKKKLIISSANVALQEQLLFKDMPQAQKYCSVDFKYALVKGRSRYVCVRNLINVCENNTSDNSLFESMPLFDNPPEKYQLEQLSEMLSDYSTKKWNGEIDDLMRAPDHFIWQKIACNRFTCTAKSCDSYQNCAFFKARRKITKADVIVTNHDLVLADLSTGNTVLPDVSESIFIFDEAHHLNSKALSHFSLTTNTEFIKTSVRQTKVVSEQLCKISKQDVPDINIKQIDGYLTDLIQLLKQLEFNDDIYLFSQGIVDESIKQISENILTLIGAVQTKFTLLKESWGDYLKITAIDKSISDPISNAAGECEQHLLSIITLFSSFLQKDDPNKAPHSRWVEKSTLANKKTNYLLNSAQTDVSKNLDRLIWSKVSGAILTSATLTSLGSFERLNKQLGLLRNENQYLRLPSPFVFDQVDFIIAKLKASPTQVYEHTQEVTSQLLKRLDSNEGSLVLFASNKQMQIVADLVEKKLDCTLFVQGEYPKKHILEKHINLRKQGKGSVIFGLDSFAEGVDLKGDNLTHVVIAKLRFSVPTSPIDKTLATYLESQNRNPFMEISLPDASLKLIQACGRLIRTETDTGKITIFDNRLVTKFYGKQLLNALPSYNIIVE